A single genomic interval of Flavihumibacter rivuli harbors:
- a CDS encoding phosphoadenylyl-sulfate reductase encodes MNMDVRELNERLGAMTAAERLVALAAAFPVGAVFSTSLGQEDQVITHLVARQSLPVSIFTLDTGRLFQETYDLLDKTIARYKVSIRAYFPDAARVEELLTQKGANSFYESVENRKECCFIRKVEPLNRALKGASLWITGLRAEQSENRQGLSFVEWDASRNLVKANPLLDWSLQDVLDFIHENNVPYNVLHDRGFPSIGCAPCTRAIEPGEDIRAGRWWWEASQKECGLHAESAK; translated from the coding sequence ATGAATATGGATGTACGTGAGTTGAATGAAAGGCTGGGGGCAATGACTGCAGCAGAACGATTGGTTGCATTGGCAGCTGCCTTTCCTGTAGGTGCGGTGTTCTCCACATCATTGGGACAGGAAGACCAGGTGATCACCCACCTGGTCGCCAGGCAATCCCTTCCTGTCAGCATATTTACGCTGGATACCGGAAGGCTGTTCCAGGAAACCTATGACCTGCTGGACAAGACCATTGCCCGCTATAAAGTTTCCATCAGGGCATATTTTCCTGATGCTGCCAGGGTAGAGGAGTTGCTGACCCAAAAGGGCGCCAACAGTTTTTATGAATCAGTCGAAAACAGGAAGGAGTGCTGCTTCATCAGGAAAGTGGAACCCCTTAACAGGGCACTGAAAGGAGCCAGTCTGTGGATCACTGGTTTAAGGGCCGAACAAAGCGAGAACAGGCAAGGTTTGTCCTTCGTGGAATGGGATGCCAGCCGGAACCTTGTTAAAGCCAACCCACTGCTCGACTGGTCCCTGCAGGATGTATTGGATTTCATCCACGAAAACAATGTGCCTTACAATGTACTGCATGACAGGGGATTTCCCAGCATTGGATGTGCCCCTTGCACCAGAGCCATTGAACCCGGCGAGGACATCAGGGCCGGAAGATGGTGGTGGGAAGCCTCCCAAAAGGAATGCGGGCTTCATGCAGAATCAGCCAAATAA
- the cobA gene encoding uroporphyrinogen-III C-methyltransferase: MRAITANSGKVFITGAGPGDPGLLTLRAKEVIELADVILYDNLINMSILSWAKEKAEKVFVGKLPYCSSIRQETINEWLYLHALEGKQVVRLKGGDPLIFGRGAEEAEYLVERGIEIEIVPGVTSSLAATAYAGIPLTHRDAAQSVLFVTGHTKKGKTTGLNFNWPMLAAYDGTIVFYMGVKNLEAICENLIQHGKAPETMVAVIENGSLLQQRVISGNLGTIAGKAAAAVIGTPSLIVVGEVVKYHEQLNWFAAVQQQFKQAIA; the protein is encoded by the coding sequence ATGAGAGCGATCACGGCAAATAGCGGAAAGGTATTTATTACAGGAGCAGGTCCAGGAGACCCGGGCTTGCTGACCCTTCGTGCCAAGGAAGTCATTGAACTGGCAGATGTGATCCTGTACGACAACCTTATCAATATGTCCATCCTTTCATGGGCTAAGGAAAAAGCCGAAAAGGTCTTTGTTGGCAAACTACCATATTGTTCTTCCATCCGCCAGGAGACCATCAACGAATGGCTTTACCTGCATGCACTGGAAGGGAAACAAGTGGTGAGGCTGAAAGGCGGTGACCCCCTCATCTTTGGCAGGGGAGCGGAGGAAGCAGAATACCTGGTAGAAAGGGGAATTGAGATCGAGATCGTCCCTGGTGTGACCAGTAGCCTGGCCGCCACTGCCTATGCAGGCATTCCCCTGACCCATCGGGATGCTGCCCAAAGCGTTTTATTTGTAACCGGCCATACCAAGAAAGGCAAAACAACCGGACTGAATTTCAATTGGCCCATGCTCGCAGCATATGACGGCACCATTGTCTTCTACATGGGTGTAAAGAACCTGGAAGCCATATGTGAGAACCTTATCCAGCATGGTAAAGCACCTGAAACAATGGTGGCAGTAATTGAAAACGGTTCACTCTTGCAGCAGCGCGTAATTTCCGGTAATTTGGGAACAATTGCCGGTAAAGCAGCAGCCGCAGTGATTGGCACTCCCTCCCTGATCGTTGTTGGGGAAGTGGTAAAGTACCATGAACAACTCAATTGGTTTGCAGCAGTCCAGCAACAGTTTAAACAAGCTATTGCCTGA
- the hemA gene encoding glutamyl-tRNA reductase: MIVVAGINHHSATMEQLSALKAAVADPAVALQQISEEGIATGAVWLSTCNRLELYADLPFNCKHRAKSWLLQQFGLEEQPEYMYIHLENGAIWHLLQVAAGLNSAVIGEDQVLQQIREAYKLSTSRGVSSALINRLFHKAIETGKLVRSQTAINKGNTSVASVAIELMEASLPTQQPDRSQPVLLVGAGTTATLIASILSSKGWTHVRIWNRTTAKARKLAAEFGFEAINDQELEAATISSSKIILAVSGKHPVLPLKDWMLQPNAIQMVVDLSMPFQVKDSDLPDRVALVNMNAIRHQQQMAIRQRELSVNAAWNLAETAYHEFLEWSRQQWIGKTLEQWEHLFEQLHQRQLKNFRKTAESETENLEQYGRNLYRSILRQLAWQLRNMEKNDQQAEKISRLLAFVEPYEQLN; the protein is encoded by the coding sequence ATGATCGTAGTTGCAGGCATAAACCATCACTCCGCTACAATGGAACAGCTCTCTGCCCTTAAGGCAGCAGTAGCTGATCCTGCCGTTGCCCTTCAGCAGATCAGTGAGGAAGGAATCGCTACAGGCGCTGTTTGGCTATCCACCTGCAACAGGCTGGAATTGTATGCAGACCTGCCTTTCAATTGCAAGCACCGGGCGAAGAGCTGGCTATTACAGCAATTTGGCCTGGAAGAACAGCCGGAATACATGTATATCCACCTGGAGAACGGAGCCATATGGCATCTATTGCAAGTGGCGGCAGGACTGAATTCCGCAGTTATAGGGGAGGACCAGGTACTTCAGCAGATCAGGGAAGCGTATAAACTTTCAACAAGCAGAGGGGTAAGCTCAGCCCTGATCAACAGGTTATTTCATAAAGCCATTGAAACCGGCAAACTGGTAAGGTCCCAAACAGCTATCAATAAGGGTAATACTTCTGTAGCCTCGGTAGCAATAGAATTGATGGAAGCCAGCCTGCCGACTCAACAACCCGACAGGTCTCAACCAGTATTACTCGTAGGTGCAGGTACAACTGCAACACTCATAGCATCCATTCTTTCTTCAAAAGGATGGACACATGTAAGGATATGGAACCGTACTACAGCAAAGGCCAGAAAACTGGCTGCCGAATTTGGATTCGAAGCGATAAACGACCAGGAATTAGAAGCTGCAACCATTTCTTCCAGTAAGATCATCCTTGCTGTATCAGGAAAGCATCCGGTACTGCCCTTGAAGGATTGGATGCTGCAACCCAATGCCATCCAAATGGTGGTAGACCTTAGTATGCCATTCCAGGTGAAAGATTCGGATTTACCTGACCGCGTTGCACTGGTGAACATGAATGCCATCAGGCATCAGCAACAAATGGCGATCAGGCAAAGGGAACTTTCGGTTAATGCTGCCTGGAACCTGGCTGAAACGGCCTATCATGAATTCCTTGAATGGAGCCGTCAGCAATGGATCGGTAAAACACTTGAACAATGGGAGCATTTGTTCGAACAATTGCATCAAAGACAGCTAAAGAATTTCCGCAAGACTGCTGAAAGTGAAACTGAAAACCTTGAGCAGTATGGCAGGAACCTATACCGATCCATACTCAGGCAATTGGCCTGGCAATTACGCAATATGGAGAAAAATGACCAGCAGGCAGAGAAGATCTCCAGGTTGCTGGCCTTTGTTGAACCTTATGAACAATTGAATTAA
- the cysK gene encoding cysteine synthase A: MIANNILGTIGNTPHVKLNRLFGDKHNVYIKLERANPGASIKDRIALAMIEDAEQKGILHKDSVIIEPTSGNTGIGLAMVAAVKGYKLILVMPESMSIERRRLMSLYGASFELTPREKGMKGAIEKAKELVASTPNAWMPQQFDNAANTEVHRKTTAQEIINDFPNGIDYLITGVGTGGHITGCAEVLKARFPNLKVFAVEPELSPVLSGGSPSPHPLQGIGAGFVPSILNREVLDGIIQVSKDDAFSFAQRAAKEEGIFMGISSGASLAAVAKKLAEIPEGSTVLTFNYDTGERYLSIDGLY; this comes from the coding sequence ATGATCGCAAATAACATTCTCGGAACCATTGGTAACACACCTCACGTGAAGTTGAACCGTTTGTTTGGCGACAAACACAACGTTTATATCAAGCTGGAAAGAGCCAATCCCGGTGCCAGCATCAAGGACAGGATCGCCCTGGCCATGATCGAAGATGCAGAACAGAAAGGTATCCTTCACAAGGATAGTGTGATCATTGAACCCACATCCGGTAATACAGGGATTGGCCTGGCCATGGTTGCCGCAGTTAAGGGCTACAAACTCATCCTGGTGATGCCGGAAAGCATGAGTATCGAAAGGCGACGCCTGATGAGTTTATATGGTGCCAGCTTTGAGCTGACCCCAAGGGAGAAGGGGATGAAGGGAGCCATTGAAAAAGCCAAGGAACTGGTTGCTTCAACCCCCAATGCCTGGATGCCCCAGCAGTTCGACAACGCGGCCAATACGGAAGTTCACCGCAAAACAACGGCCCAGGAGATCATCAATGATTTCCCCAACGGTATCGACTACCTGATAACCGGTGTGGGTACCGGCGGTCATATCACCGGTTGCGCTGAGGTCCTTAAAGCCAGATTCCCCAACCTGAAAGTTTTTGCTGTTGAGCCTGAATTGTCACCCGTACTGAGCGGCGGTTCCCCATCCCCGCACCCCTTGCAGGGAATTGGAGCAGGATTCGTTCCTTCTATCCTGAACCGCGAAGTGTTGGATGGTATCATCCAGGTGTCCAAAGATGATGCCTTCAGTTTTGCACAAAGGGCTGCGAAGGAAGAAGGCATTTTCATGGGGATATCCAGTGGCGCTTCATTGGCTGCTGTAGCTAAAAAACTGGCAGAGATCCCGGAAGGAAGTACCGTACTCACCTTTAATTACGATACCGGTGAGCGTTACCTGTCAATAGATGGATTGTATTAA
- the epsC gene encoding serine O-acetyltransferase EpsC — protein MSLQQGYILSNSVPRKKQVIEFAQELVDHLFPVVENEKTFLQRYNRRLDILKNHFLEILFAFPEGTINDQEGISAAFFKSIETVKANLLEDARALQQFDPAAKSLEEVVLTYPGFQAVMAYRVAHVLYGLKVPLVPRIISEWAHSQTGIDIHPGATIGVPFMIDHGTGVVIGETSVIGKNVKVYQGVTIGALAVKKEEAEVKRHPTIEDNVIIYANSTILGGKTVIGHDSIIGGNCFITDSVPAHSLVYHQPIITVKNKKDFTEPLNWVI, from the coding sequence ATGAGCTTACAACAAGGTTACATATTGAGTAATTCAGTGCCCAGGAAAAAGCAGGTGATTGAATTTGCCCAGGAACTGGTGGACCACCTTTTCCCTGTGGTGGAAAATGAAAAAACATTCCTGCAACGCTACAACAGGCGACTGGATATCCTAAAGAATCATTTCCTGGAAATCCTTTTCGCCTTCCCTGAAGGTACCATCAATGACCAGGAAGGGATATCGGCTGCCTTCTTCAAATCGATCGAAACAGTAAAAGCCAACCTGCTGGAAGATGCAAGGGCGCTCCAGCAATTTGACCCGGCTGCCAAATCATTGGAAGAAGTGGTCCTCACTTATCCCGGTTTCCAGGCCGTCATGGCCTACCGCGTTGCCCATGTCTTGTATGGTTTGAAGGTTCCTCTTGTGCCCAGGATCATCAGTGAGTGGGCACATAGCCAGACCGGTATTGATATCCATCCAGGTGCTACGATCGGGGTGCCTTTCATGATCGATCATGGAACTGGTGTGGTGATCGGTGAAACCTCAGTGATCGGGAAGAATGTAAAGGTATACCAGGGCGTGACCATCGGGGCCCTGGCCGTAAAGAAAGAGGAGGCTGAAGTAAAGAGGCACCCGACCATTGAAGACAATGTGATCATTTATGCCAACAGCACCATCCTGGGTGGTAAAACAGTGATCGGCCATGACAGCATCATCGGTGGCAACTGTTTTATTACGGATAGTGTACCGGCGCATAGCCTGGTGTACCACCAACCCATCATTACAGTGAAGAATAAAAAGGACTTTACCGAACCGCTCAACTGGGTAATATGA
- a CDS encoding NADPH-dependent assimilatory sulfite reductase hemoprotein subunit, with amino-acid sequence MSLNQDKSKLSEVEHIKEASNYLEGTLPDSLKDELTGNLFAQDQQLIKFHGSYVQSDRELEKERKAQKLEPLYSFMIRVRVPGGIATPQQWVALDDLANKYGNPTLKLTTRQAFELHGILKHNLKPTIREINETLLSTIAACGDVNRNVMNTVNPYTSAIHDDVQAVAQAISDHLNPRTTAYYKIWLNDEEVGGSGVQEEEIDEPIYGKTYLPRKFKITLAIPPYNDTDVFAHDIGLIAIEDNGKLAGFNFSVGGGMGMTFGDEGTYPRLGNVIGYAPVDKAVDVCEKIVTIQRDYGNRENRRYSRFKYTVDRMGLEFIKTELNKRLGYDLEPAKPFKFTTNGDSYGWVKGVSGKWFNTLYIEHGRVRDFEDYPLKKGLRAIAEVLDGDFRLTGNQNVVIGNVSEEQKPQIEALLQQYGIAQHQEVTNLHQHSLACVALNLCPLANAEGERYLPTLVSKIHALLSAHGIGEQAITIRMTGCPNGCGRPYLGEIGFVGRAPGKYNLYLGASFNGDRLNVLYREALTEEEILATLDPIIGQYAKEKAEGEHFGDFLLRKGIVNPHYNKSDFHSS; translated from the coding sequence ATGTCACTCAATCAGGATAAATCAAAACTTAGTGAAGTAGAACACATCAAGGAAGCCAGTAATTACCTTGAAGGCACCCTGCCGGATAGTTTAAAGGACGAACTGACTGGAAACCTTTTTGCTCAGGACCAGCAATTGATCAAGTTCCATGGCAGTTATGTGCAAAGCGACAGGGAACTGGAAAAGGAAAGGAAGGCCCAAAAACTGGAACCCCTCTATTCCTTTATGATCAGGGTAAGGGTACCGGGAGGTATTGCTACTCCCCAGCAATGGGTGGCCCTGGATGACCTGGCGAACAAGTACGGCAACCCGACACTTAAGCTAACAACGCGACAGGCTTTTGAGTTGCATGGTATCCTGAAACATAATCTCAAGCCAACCATCAGGGAGATCAACGAAACACTCCTGAGCACTATCGCAGCCTGTGGTGACGTGAACAGGAATGTCATGAACACGGTCAATCCCTACACCTCCGCCATCCATGATGATGTACAGGCCGTAGCACAGGCCATCAGCGACCACCTCAATCCAAGGACCACGGCTTATTACAAGATATGGCTGAATGATGAGGAAGTAGGCGGCTCCGGTGTCCAGGAAGAGGAAATTGACGAACCCATTTATGGGAAAACCTATTTGCCCAGGAAATTCAAGATCACCCTGGCTATCCCGCCCTATAACGATACCGATGTATTTGCGCACGACATAGGCCTGATCGCCATTGAAGACAACGGTAAACTAGCCGGCTTCAATTTTTCCGTTGGCGGGGGCATGGGCATGACCTTCGGCGATGAAGGCACTTATCCCAGGTTGGGTAACGTTATTGGTTATGCGCCGGTAGATAAGGCAGTGGATGTTTGTGAGAAGATCGTGACCATTCAGCGCGACTATGGCAACAGGGAGAACAGGAGGTATTCCCGTTTCAAATATACTGTTGACCGCATGGGCCTGGAATTCATCAAAACAGAATTGAATAAACGCCTGGGTTATGACCTGGAACCGGCAAAGCCCTTCAAATTCACCACCAATGGCGACAGTTATGGATGGGTTAAAGGGGTGAGTGGGAAATGGTTCAATACACTGTACATAGAACATGGAAGGGTAAGGGATTTTGAAGATTATCCCCTGAAAAAGGGATTGAGGGCCATAGCAGAAGTGCTGGACGGGGATTTCAGGCTGACAGGAAACCAGAATGTGGTGATCGGTAATGTATCGGAAGAGCAGAAGCCCCAGATAGAAGCATTACTACAGCAATATGGGATCGCACAACACCAGGAAGTAACCAATTTGCACCAGCATTCACTCGCCTGTGTGGCGCTTAATCTTTGCCCACTGGCCAATGCAGAAGGGGAAAGGTACCTGCCCACCCTGGTAAGCAAGATTCATGCGCTGCTGTCTGCACATGGTATTGGTGAGCAAGCTATCACCATCCGGATGACGGGCTGCCCCAATGGATGTGGAAGGCCTTACCTCGGTGAGATCGGTTTTGTAGGACGTGCTCCGGGAAAATACAATCTATACCTGGGGGCATCTTTCAATGGCGATCGCCTGAACGTATTGTACAGGGAAGCCCTGACAGAAGAAGAGATCCTGGCTACCCTTGATCCGATCATCGGTCAATACGCAAAAGAGAAAGCAGAAGGGGAACATTTCGGTGATTTCCTTTTAAGGAAAGGGATTGTCAACCCCCATTACAATAAATCAGATTTCCATAGCAGTTGA
- the cysD gene encoding sulfate adenylyltransferase subunit CysD, with protein sequence MREVAAQFERPALLFSGGKDSITLVRLAQKAFWPGKIPFPLLHVDTGHNFPETIEFRDWLVKETGAELIVRYVQDSIDAGKVKEETGKYASRNVLQTVTLLDAIEEFKFDACIGGARRDEEKARAKERIFSVRDDFGQWDPKKQRPELFDLLNGKINLGENVRVFPISNWTELDVWTYIKEEGLDIPSIYFSHRRPVIERDGMIWPHSDFLNTSADELPFEETVRFRTVGDMTCTAAVASSANNIDDIIREILAAKISERGARIDDKRSEAAMEQRKKEGYF encoded by the coding sequence ATGAGAGAAGTAGCTGCACAATTTGAGCGTCCAGCCTTATTGTTCAGCGGTGGTAAGGATTCCATTACCCTGGTAAGGTTGGCCCAGAAAGCATTCTGGCCAGGCAAGATCCCTTTCCCTTTATTGCATGTGGACACCGGGCATAATTTCCCTGAAACGATCGAGTTCCGCGACTGGCTGGTGAAGGAAACAGGTGCCGAGCTGATCGTTCGCTACGTGCAGGACAGCATTGATGCAGGAAAAGTAAAGGAAGAGACAGGTAAATACGCCAGCCGCAACGTTCTACAGACCGTAACCCTGCTGGACGCGATCGAAGAGTTCAAATTCGACGCCTGTATCGGGGGAGCCAGAAGGGATGAAGAAAAGGCAAGGGCAAAGGAAAGGATCTTCTCCGTAAGGGATGATTTCGGTCAGTGGGATCCCAAGAAGCAACGCCCCGAACTCTTCGACTTGTTGAATGGCAAGATCAACCTGGGTGAGAATGTAAGGGTATTTCCCATCTCCAACTGGACCGAACTGGATGTGTGGACCTATATCAAGGAAGAAGGATTGGATATCCCTTCCATTTATTTCTCCCATCGTCGTCCGGTCATTGAAAGGGATGGTATGATCTGGCCGCATAGCGATTTCCTGAATACATCGGCAGATGAACTGCCATTTGAAGAAACGGTAAGGTTCAGGACTGTTGGGGATATGACCTGTACGGCAGCAGTTGCCTCCAGCGCCAATAATATCGATGACATCATTCGCGAGATACTTGCGGCCAAGATCTCGGAAAGGGGTGCAAGGATCGAT